One Triplophysa dalaica isolate WHDGS20190420 chromosome 11, ASM1584641v1, whole genome shotgun sequence genomic window carries:
- the prdm8 gene encoding PR domain zinc finger protein 8, whose amino-acid sequence MEHNFIPRSLWTNDSKFLHHHVADFFSSVQVTQDVPAGTSFGPCVLHNTFYDTIAFIALKSCDKRNKSYIFRVDPDAMKSSPLVVPWLRLVQAAMSGEDQNTEAYLKNGELHFRTIQDVKEGDELLVWYDEELSHLLGFGDIKLKALADGFTCTRCAQAFKNENPFLAHCRFLCPQERPNIIRPNNDHKQTEVKRQRKVTDFHNIARDLEDKINDSSEDVAMTRKRKCEAPLSPPSKKTVLLEKTNISNHINTTNANKEYPPFKDLSESAIKLTSDNVSTNKITKNSAFIEVNKTPTMSSTEETARDVMTKHLNASLQSDCSAFSFVLPKRAHAQQKGAFCEPVKRSVTEVQNHSPLQLCSPQNSDNLTDTYKSKHALGYRNVLASHRFHGDLPGHAGGVMPTSLATRGSFYYAPEHWTRAVGGQLQSASSLTLLPATFTPLGVSVQNWCAKCNLSFRMTSDLVFHMRSHHKKEFAAETQVRRRREEKLTCPICNEYFRERHHLSRHMTSHN is encoded by the exons ATGGAGCACAATTTTATTCCCCGCTCCTTGTGGACTAATGACAGCAAATTTCTCCATCACCACGTCGCAGATTTCTTCTCCAGTGTCCAAGTTACACAGGATGTACCAGCTGGGACATCTTTCGGACCCTGTGTTCTTCACAATACATTTTACGATACCATAGCCTTCATTGCATTGAAATCATGTGACAAAAGGAATAAATCGTATATATTTAGG GTAGATCCTGATGCGATGAAAAGCTCCCCATTGGTGGTTCCTTGGCTACGGTTAGTGCAGGCTGCAATGAGCGGTGAAGACCAGAATACCGAGGCCTACCTAAAGAATGGAGAACTGCACTTTCGGACTATTCAAGATGTGAAAGAGGGAGATGAACTTCTTGTTTGGTACGACGAGgagttgtctcatcttttgggaTTCGGAGACATAAAGTTGAAGGCCTTGGCAGACG GCTTCACGTGCACGAGATGCGCACAGGCTTTCAAGAACGAAAACCCATTCCTTGCGCACTGTCGTTTCTTATGCCCGCAAGAAAGACCGAATATAATCCGACCTAACAACGATCACAAACAAACTGAAGTCAAGCGGCAGCGCAAAGTTACAGATTTTCACAACATCGCGAGAGATCTGGAGGACAAAATAAACGACTCTTCTGAAGATGTGGCCATGACTCGAAAAAGAAAATGCGAGGCTCCTTTAAGCCCTCCAAGTAAAAAAACGGTTTTACTGGAGAAAACCAACATCAGTAATCACATTAACACCACTAACGCCAACAAAGAATATCCACCTTTCAAGGATTTGTCGGAATCTGCCATCAAACTCACTTCAGACAACGTATCCACAAATAAGATCACTAAAAACAGTGCATTTATTGAGGTTAACAAAACACCAACAATGTCAAGCACAGAAGAGACAGCACGGGATGTAATGACAAAACATCTAAATGCAAGTCTACAGTCCGACTGCAGCGCGTTCTCATTCGTTTTGCCCAAGAGAGCGCACGCGCAACAGAAGGGCGCATTCTGTGAACCCGTCAAACGCTCGGTCACCGAAGTTCAAAATCATTCACCTCTTCAACTATGCTCTCCACAGAATTCGGATAACTTAACAGACACTTATAAATCAAAACATGCTCTAGGATACAGAAATGTATTGGCCTCGCACCGGTTTCATGGAGACTTGCCAGGCCACGCAGGTGGAGTGATGCCCACTTCTTTAGCTACAAGAGGTTCTTTTTATTACGCTCCCGAGCACTGGACTAGAGCTGTAGGTGGACAGCTGCAGTCCGCTTCTTCTTTAACACTTCTTCCAGCTACTTTTACTCCGCTGGGTGTTTCAGTTCAGAACTGGTGCGCAAAATGCAACCTTTCATTTCGGATGACCTCCGACTTAGTGTTTCACATGCGCTCACATCATAAAAAAGAGTTCGCCGCAGAGACACAGGTGAGGCGGAGGAGAGAGGAGAAACTTACCTGCCCCATCTGCAATGAGTACTTTAGAGAGCGTCATCATCTCTCACGTCACATGACCTCTCATAACTGA
- the gdf10a gene encoding growth/differentiation factor 10, translating into MTFKTIVLTHLLLLWVGSVSKASDAAERSARDSDVLDIPMDALTATDALAQHMFRLYERYIVQLNGLKDENTVRSFKAKPENVEQRVLYRLNLTSLQGSEVILTSTFHFLFDKRPRQRSWFCQRFKNPSCRNKNYNHLPPFHLLFRSPSSGSAAGSFLGNITVVPHRRGAWLTKDVSVIVKEARDKNHLLITVELDYGDKYQRYQDQLSPSILPYLLVYANDLAISEPNSVAMSLQRYDPFLTDHQPTQSPHASPDLRVKRDLDIDFPDPIENNELPEVEHNSFKQHDMWESAYFALKPKAFKKERRRKGQEHSDGFSKSQVLKFDEKTMKKARRRQWKEPQGCSRRYMKVDFSDIGWNEWVLSPKSFDAFYCAGTCEFPIPKVVRPSNHAAIQSIVKAVGIIPGIPEPCCVPEKMKSLAVLFLDESKNIVLKIYPNMSVETCACR; encoded by the exons ATGACATTTAAAACGATCGTTTTGACGCACCTGTTACTGTTGTGGGTTGGATCCGTAAGTAAAGCATCAGATGCTGCTGAGAGAAGTGCGCGCGACAGCGATGTGCTAGACATCCCGATGGACGCGCTCACGGCCACTGACGCGCTCGCGCAACACATGTTTAGGCTGTACGAGAGGTACATCGTTCAACTTAATGGACTTAAAGATGAGAATACTGTGAGAAGTTTTAAAGCAAAACCTG AGAATGTGGAGCAGAGGGTCTTGTACCGGCTGAATCTTACTTCCCTTCAGGGGTCCGAGGTGATTCTCACGTCTACATTTCACTTCCTCTTTGACAAACGGCCACGCCAGAGGTCCTGGTTCTGCCAGCGCTTTAAGAACCCGTCCTGTCGCAACAAGAACTACAATCATCTGCCTCCTTTTCATCTTCTTTTTCGCTCTCCCTCATCTGGCTCCGCTGCAGGATCGTTCCTCGGAAACATCACCGTGGTTCCTCACAGACGTGGAGCCTGGCTGACCAAGGATGTGTCTGTCATTGTAAAAGAGGCCCGAGATAAGAATCATCTTTTGATCACAGTGGAGCTGGATTACGGAGACAAGTATCAAAGGTATCAGGACCAGCTCTCACCCTCCATCCTGCCATACTTGCTGGTGTATGCGAATGACCTGGCCATATCAGAGCCCAACAGCGTGGCCATGAGCCTGCAAAGATATGACCCTTTCCTCACAGACCACCAGCCGACTCAATCTCCACACGCTTCACCTGACCTACGCGTGAAGCGAGACCTGGACATAGATTTTCCCGATCCCATCGAGAACAATGAGCTCCCGGAGGTGGAGCACAACAGCTTCAAACAGCATGATATGTGGGAAAGCGCTTACTTTGCCCTCAAGCCAAAGGCTTTTAAAAAAGAGCGTCGGAGAAAAGGCCAGGAGCACAGTGATGGATTCAGCAAGTCTCAGGTTCTCAAGTTTGATGAGAAAACCATGAAAAAGGCTCGGAGAAGGCAGTGGAAAGAACCTCAGGGCTGTTCCAGGAGATACATGAAGGTGGACTTTTCAGATATCGGATGGAACGAATGGGTCCTGTCGCCCAAGTCTTTCGATGCCTTTTACTGTGCCGGAACGTGTGAATTTCCCATACCAAAG GTGGTCCGACCCTCCAACCATGCAGCCATCCAGAGCATAGTCAAAGCGGTTGGGATAATTCCAGGGATCCCAGAGCCCTGCTGCGTCCCTGAGAAGATGAAATCTCTTGCTGTACTATTTCTGGATGAGAGCAAAAACATTGTATTGAAGATCTACCCAAACATGTCCGTGGAGACTTGTGCTTGTAGATAA